The proteins below are encoded in one region of Triticum aestivum cultivar Chinese Spring chromosome 1B, IWGSC CS RefSeq v2.1, whole genome shotgun sequence:
- the LOC123095625 gene encoding uncharacterized protein — protein MAPTPSFLFGAAPEDTPAADMSAHAMVPDLSDAVARARLRRQAASGPGRQQAASRGGALPRKTPQRGLGVAELERLRCGGVDPLRDLNSAAAAAMLEAAAANLQAQGNSVVLQHHHDYLPAFDAATGSRYYSPLLVQPPPAPPAPQPQPQAPVRYVQGMAPEQQYFMDRWDRMGGFVPAGSGHQPQLQVPAPECPSSQSTIWRPACSSASCGCLHAGQRCDLCSKMMVAMADRGTRSPATATANAPYYSIYDLAATMAMTAACKETTGQGFLAPEGRKEVREIEFFPTRVTSHGGPDESELRRKPPSSSWPSGGVGGSLDLSLRL, from the exons ATGGCGCCCACGCCCTCCTTCCTCTTCGGCGCCGCCCCGGAGGACACGCCGGCGGCTGACATGTCGGCCCATGCCATGGTGCCAGACCTCTCCGACGCGGTGGCGCGGGCGAGGCTGCGCCGGCAGGCGGCGTCCGGGCCGGGGAGGCAGCAGGCGGCCTCCCGCGGCGGGGCGCTGCCCAGGAAGACCCCGCAGCGCGGCCTCGGCGTGGCGGAGCTCGAGCGCCTGCGCTGCGGCGGCGTCGACCCGCTGCGCGACCTCAACTCCGCGGCCGCGGCCGCCATgctggaggccgccgccgccaacctgcAGGCGCAGGGCAACTCCGTCGTCCTGCAGCACCACCACGACTACCTGCCCGCCTTCGACGCCGCCACCGGCTCGCGCTACTACTCGCCGCTCCtggtccagccgccgcccgcccctccggcgccgcagccgcagccgcaggcTCCCGTCCGCTACGTCCAGGGCATGGCGCCCGAGCAGCAGTACTTCATGGACCGCTGGGACCGCATGGGGGGCTTCGTCCCGGCGGGCAGTGGCCACCAGCCGCAGCTCCAGGTGCCGGCGCCAGAGTGCCCTTCAAGCCAAAGCACCATCTGGCGTCCGGCGTGCTCCTCCGCCTCCTGCGGCTGCCTCCACGCGGGCCAACGCTGCGACCTCTGCTCCAAG ATGATGGTGGCCATGGCAGATAGAGGAACAAGGAGccctgccaccgccaccgccaacGCGCCATACTACTCCATCTACGATCTCGCCGCCACCATGGCCATGACCGCCGCTTGCAAG GAGACGACCGGACAAGGGTTCTTGGCACCGGAGGGGAGGAAGGAGGTGCGGGAGATCGAGTTCTTCCCGACGAGGGTCACCAGCCACGGCGGTCCAGACGAGTCAGAGCTGCGTAGGAAGCCGCCTTCCTCCTCCTGGCCGTCCGGCGGCGTCGGTGGCTCCCTGGACCTGTCCCTGAGGCTCTAG